A stretch of the Ptiloglossa arizonensis isolate GNS036 chromosome 1, iyPtiAriz1_principal, whole genome shotgun sequence genome encodes the following:
- the LOC143145511 gene encoding uncharacterized protein LOC143145511 isoform X3, whose amino-acid sequence MSLPVAKKSKDDANKEECNMDISKDAKNIIDKILGDVSKKSATKQIIIGTTSGWVTGFVTMKIGKIAAFAVGGGIIMLQIAAHQGYIKINWDKIKKKAEKITDKVEEKVTGEGPKFMDKNLLFQVERYVDKKLDKAEQLLKNGESRTRRWYHSVTGDNTFKLTEFHIFIASFVAGLSLGIATGN is encoded by the exons ATGAGTCTTCCTGTAGCCAAAAAAAGTAAAGACGATGCAAACAAAGAAGAATGTAACATGGATATTTCAAAGGATGCAAAAAATATAATAGACAAAATTTTAGGAGATGTGAGCAAGAAATCTGCTACCAAACAAATTATTATTGGCACAACATCAGGATG GGTGACAGGCTTTGTAACaatgaaaattggaaaaattgctGCATTTGCTGTTGGTGGTGGTATTATAATGTTGCAAATAGCAGCACATCAAGGTTATATAAAAATCAACtgggataaaattaaaaaaaaagctgAGAAGATTACAGATAAGGTAGAGGAAAAAGTTACTGGTGAAGGACCAAAATTTATGGATAAG AACTTACTGTTTCAGGTTGAGAGATATGTTGATAAAAAGTTAGATAAAGCCgaacaattattgaaaaatgGAGAATCTCGTACACGACGTTGGTACCACTCTGTTACTGGTGATAACACATTTAAACTTACAGAATTTCACATTTTCATTGCATCCTTTGTAGCTGGTCTATCACTTGGTATTGCTACTGGTAATTAG
- the Ints9 gene encoding integrator complex subunit 9 isoform X1, with protein MKLYCLSSEPTKPCLVLSFKGITLMLDCGLNMQSILHFMPMPLVPSAKFNSLPLWLPRDNHQDWQIEGELKECCGRVFVDSTPEFSPPLEKIIDFSEIDAILISNYTCMLALPFITEDTGFKGIIYATEPTLQIGRFFMEELVEFIEQTPRATLATHWKEMLHVLPPPLADALKPKSWKHIYSLSAVNTALSYIQTVGYDQKLDIYGALTVTPISSGYCLGSSNWLISCDHEKVAFVSGSSTLTTHPRPMEQATLKHANMLILTGLTQTPTANPDTMLGELCMTVAMTLRSGGCVLIPCYPSGVVYDLFECLSTHLDKSGFSQVPLFFISPVAETSLAYSNILAEWLSTNKQNKVYLPEEPFPHAFLVKNARLKHFTSTYAEGFSSDYRQPCVVFCGHPSLRFGDAVHFVQLWGNNPQHTIIFTEPDFPYLDALAPFQPLAMKAVHCPIDTSLNFTQANKLIRDLKPEHLVIPECYTQPPITAPHRTDLVIDPVGEKPLITFKRGEVIKLPLKRKKGRVFIEPELAGTIIPNEIRPGLSLASVTGELEVKDNVYTIKSLEDRPTGKRKASSGSPAPIKEEVLKERKHEYGNLDPQELLQKLNQEGIQGAKLQHSPISTSIHLQDEDTLIQIGDNSTHIFCNGDQKIRRRLRTIIMQCLKRF; from the exons ATGAAATTG TATTGTTTATCAAGCGAACCAACAAAGCCATGTTTGGTTTTGAGTTTTAAGGGAATTACTCTAATGTTGGATTGTGGTTTAAACATGCAATCTATATTACATTTTATGCCAATGCCCTTAGTACCCAGTGctaaatttaattctttgcCATTGTGGCTTCCACGTGATAATCATCAAGACTGGCAAATAGAAGGG GAATTAAAGGAATGTTGTGGTAGAGTATTCGTTGATTCTACTCCTGAATTTTCCCCACCATTGGAAAAAATAATAGATTTCTCAGAAATTGATGCTATTTTAATATCAAATTATACTTGTATGTTGGCTCTACCTTTTATAACGGAAGACACAGGTTTTAAAGGCATAATTTATGCAACAGAACCAACATTACAAATTGGACGATTCTTCATGGAAGAATTGGTAGAATTTATTGAACAAACACCTAGAGCAACATTAGCTACACATTGGAAAGAAATGTTACATGTTTTGCCTCCCCCATTAGCTGATGCTCTTAAACCAAAATCTTGGAAACATATATATTCATTGTCAGCAGTTAATACTGCTTTATCATATATTCAAACAGTTGGATATGATCAGAAATTA GATATATATGGTGCATTAACAGTTACTCCTATCAGTTCTGGGTATTGTTTgggtagtagtaattggttgaTTTCATGTGACCATGAAAAAGTTGCATTTGTAAGTGGATCTTCAACATTGACAACTCATCCACGACCTATGGAACAAGCTACATTAAAACATGCTAATATGTTGATATTAACAGGTTTAACTCAAACCCCTACTGCTAACCCAGATACTATGCTTGGGGAACTCTGTATGACTGTTG CAATGACACTTAGATCTGGTGGATGTGTTCTAATACCATGTTATCCATCAGGTGTTGTGTATGATTTATTCGAATGTCTTAGTACTCATTTGGATAAATCAGGTTTCTCACAAGTTCCTTTGTTTTTTATATCACCAGTTGCTGAAACATCTTTAGCATACTCAAACATTTTAGCTGAATG GCTATCGACAAATAAACAGAATAAAGTTTATCTTCCTGAAGAGCCATTTCctcatgcttttcttgttaaaaATGCTAGATTAAAACATTTTACATCTACATATGCAGAAGGTTTTAGTTCTGATTACAGACAACCTTGTGTTGTGTTTTGTGGTCATCCTAGTCTTAGATTTGGTGATGCAGTTCATTTTGTTCAGTTGTGGGGTAATAATCCACAACATACCATAATTTTTACag aACCAGATTTTCCATACTTGGATGCTTTGGCACCATTCCAGCCATTAGCTATGAAAGCTGTACATTGTCCAATCGACACATCTCTAAACTTTACCCAAGCTAATAAATTAATTAGAGATTTAAAACCAGAACATTTGGTTATACCTGAATGCTATACACAACCACCAATAACTGCACCACATAGGACAGATCTTGTAATAGATCCAGTAGGA GAAAAACCTTTAATTACGTTTAAACGAGGTGAAGTTATAAAATTACCTttgaaaaggaagaaaggaCGGGTATTTATTGAACCGGAATTAGCAGGTACTATAATTCCAAATGAAATTCGACCTGGCCTAAGTCTCGCTTCTGTTACTGGTGAATTGGAAGTTAAAGATAATGTTTATACAATAAAG AGTCTTGAAGATAGACCTACGGGAAAACGTAAAGCCTCTTCTGGTTCTCCTGCACCAATCAAGGAAGAAGTTCTTAAAGAAAGGAAACATGAATATGGTAATTTGGACCCCCAGGAATTACTTCAAAAACTTAACCAGGAAGGCATTCAAGGGGCTAAGTTACAGCATAGTCCAATTTCTACAAGCATTCACTTG CAAGATGAAGATACTTTAATTCAAATAGGAGACAATTCAACACATATTTTTTGTAATGGTGACCAAAAGATTAGAAGGCGATTGAGAACTATTATAATGCAATGTCTTAAGAGATTTTAA
- the LOC143145511 gene encoding uncharacterized protein LOC143145511 isoform X1: MPKLHKETLKLGATKCFKRIKMSLPVAKKSKDDANKEECNMDISKDAKNIIDKILGDVSKKSATKQIIIGTTSGWVTGFVTMKIGKIAAFAVGGGIIMLQIAAHQGYIKINWDKIKKKAEKITDKVEEKVTGEGPKFMDKNLLFQVERYVDKKLDKAEQLLKNGESRTRRWYHSVTGDNTFKLTEFHIFIASFVAGLSLGIATGN; the protein is encoded by the exons ATGCCCAAACTACACAAGGAAACGCTCAAATTAGGAGCAACAAAATGTTTCAAACG TATCAAAATGAGTCTTCCTGTAGCCAAAAAAAGTAAAGACGATGCAAACAAAGAAGAATGTAACATGGATATTTCAAAGGATGCAAAAAATATAATAGACAAAATTTTAGGAGATGTGAGCAAGAAATCTGCTACCAAACAAATTATTATTGGCACAACATCAGGATG GGTGACAGGCTTTGTAACaatgaaaattggaaaaattgctGCATTTGCTGTTGGTGGTGGTATTATAATGTTGCAAATAGCAGCACATCAAGGTTATATAAAAATCAACtgggataaaattaaaaaaaaagctgAGAAGATTACAGATAAGGTAGAGGAAAAAGTTACTGGTGAAGGACCAAAATTTATGGATAAG AACTTACTGTTTCAGGTTGAGAGATATGTTGATAAAAAGTTAGATAAAGCCgaacaattattgaaaaatgGAGAATCTCGTACACGACGTTGGTACCACTCTGTTACTGGTGATAACACATTTAAACTTACAGAATTTCACATTTTCATTGCATCCTTTGTAGCTGGTCTATCACTTGGTATTGCTACTGGTAATTAG
- the LOC143150005 gene encoding metallo-beta-lactamase domain-containing protein 1 isoform X1: MSEIIVLFDGYSTKCTDGIMKANCSCTLIKSSKNIIVDTMTAWDRDKIIHALSRHNILPDEIDYVVCSHSHADHIGNNNLFTNAEHIIGTCVHHGDIFFEKDLKNVEYKLCPGVKIISTPGHTSDDVTVWVETMVSGKSTHFAITGDLFEKEEDILDPSIWKDVGTVELQKTQANMRAYVITKADFIIPGHGPMFHVTNDMRKIIKDQLIVS; encoded by the exons ATGAGTGAAATTATTGTGTTATTTGATGGATATTCCACAAAATGTACAGATGGAATAATGAAAGCAAATTGCTCTTGTACATTAATAAAAtcatcgaaaaatattattgttGATACTATGACAGCTTGGGATCGAGACAAAATAATACATG CGCTTTCACGACATAATATCCTACCTGATGAAATTGATTACGTCGTTTGTAGTCATAGTCATGCAGACCATATAGGGAATAACAATCTTTTTACAAATGCTGAACATATAATTGGAACTTGTGTTCATCATGGTgatatattttttgaaaaagatttaaaaaatg TGGAATACAAACTTTGCCCAggagttaaaattatatctacccCTGGCCATACATCTGATGATGTTACTGTATGGGTTGAAACTATGGTTTCTGGAAAATCTACACATTTTGCTATAACAG GAGATTTgtttgaaaaagaagaagatattTTAGATCCATCGATCTGGAAAGATGTAGGAACTGTGGAATTACAAAAGACTCAAGCGAACATGAGAGCTTATGTAATAACTAAAGCCGACTTTATAATTCCTGGACACGGACCAATGTTTCATGTTACTAATGATATGAGAAAGATTATTAAAGATCAATTAATAGTATcataa
- the LOC143145511 gene encoding FUN14 domain-containing protein 1 isoform X4, with amino-acid sequence MPKLHKETLKLGATKCFKRIKMSLPVAKKSKDDANKEECNMDISKDAKNIIDKILGDVSKKSATKQIIIGTTSGWVTGFVTMKIGKIAAFAVGGGIIMLQIAAHQGYIKINWDKIKKKAEKITDKVEEKVTGEGPKFMDKVGLWCQNNSFVATSFIGGFFIGLVS; translated from the exons ATGCCCAAACTACACAAGGAAACGCTCAAATTAGGAGCAACAAAATGTTTCAAACG TATCAAAATGAGTCTTCCTGTAGCCAAAAAAAGTAAAGACGATGCAAACAAAGAAGAATGTAACATGGATATTTCAAAGGATGCAAAAAATATAATAGACAAAATTTTAGGAGATGTGAGCAAGAAATCTGCTACCAAACAAATTATTATTGGCACAACATCAGGATG GGTGACAGGCTTTGTAACaatgaaaattggaaaaattgctGCATTTGCTGTTGGTGGTGGTATTATAATGTTGCAAATAGCAGCACATCAAGGTTATATAAAAATCAACtgggataaaattaaaaaaaaagctgAGAAGATTACAGATAAGGTAGAGGAAAAAGTTACTGGTGAAGGACCAAAATTTATGGATAAG GTAGGATTATGGTGTCAAAATAATTCATTTGTGGCAACAAGTTTCATTGGTGGTTTCTTTATTGGTTTAGTATCCTGA
- the LOC143145511 gene encoding uncharacterized protein LOC143145511 isoform X2, whose amino-acid sequence MPKLHKETLKLGATKCFKRIKMSLPVAKKSKDDANKEECNMDISKDAKNIIDKILGDVSKKSATKQIIIGTTSGWVTGFVTMKIGKIAAFAVGGGIIMLQIAAHQGYIKINWDKIKKKAEKITDKVEEKVTGEGPKFMDKVERYVDKKLDKAEQLLKNGESRTRRWYHSVTGDNTFKLTEFHIFIASFVAGLSLGIATGN is encoded by the exons ATGCCCAAACTACACAAGGAAACGCTCAAATTAGGAGCAACAAAATGTTTCAAACG TATCAAAATGAGTCTTCCTGTAGCCAAAAAAAGTAAAGACGATGCAAACAAAGAAGAATGTAACATGGATATTTCAAAGGATGCAAAAAATATAATAGACAAAATTTTAGGAGATGTGAGCAAGAAATCTGCTACCAAACAAATTATTATTGGCACAACATCAGGATG GGTGACAGGCTTTGTAACaatgaaaattggaaaaattgctGCATTTGCTGTTGGTGGTGGTATTATAATGTTGCAAATAGCAGCACATCAAGGTTATATAAAAATCAACtgggataaaattaaaaaaaaagctgAGAAGATTACAGATAAGGTAGAGGAAAAAGTTACTGGTGAAGGACCAAAATTTATGGATAAG GTTGAGAGATATGTTGATAAAAAGTTAGATAAAGCCgaacaattattgaaaaatgGAGAATCTCGTACACGACGTTGGTACCACTCTGTTACTGGTGATAACACATTTAAACTTACAGAATTTCACATTTTCATTGCATCCTTTGTAGCTGGTCTATCACTTGGTATTGCTACTGGTAATTAG
- the Ints9 gene encoding integrator complex subunit 9 isoform X2, whose product MLDCGLNMQSILHFMPMPLVPSAKFNSLPLWLPRDNHQDWQIEGELKECCGRVFVDSTPEFSPPLEKIIDFSEIDAILISNYTCMLALPFITEDTGFKGIIYATEPTLQIGRFFMEELVEFIEQTPRATLATHWKEMLHVLPPPLADALKPKSWKHIYSLSAVNTALSYIQTVGYDQKLDIYGALTVTPISSGYCLGSSNWLISCDHEKVAFVSGSSTLTTHPRPMEQATLKHANMLILTGLTQTPTANPDTMLGELCMTVAMTLRSGGCVLIPCYPSGVVYDLFECLSTHLDKSGFSQVPLFFISPVAETSLAYSNILAEWLSTNKQNKVYLPEEPFPHAFLVKNARLKHFTSTYAEGFSSDYRQPCVVFCGHPSLRFGDAVHFVQLWGNNPQHTIIFTEPDFPYLDALAPFQPLAMKAVHCPIDTSLNFTQANKLIRDLKPEHLVIPECYTQPPITAPHRTDLVIDPVGEKPLITFKRGEVIKLPLKRKKGRVFIEPELAGTIIPNEIRPGLSLASVTGELEVKDNVYTIKSLEDRPTGKRKASSGSPAPIKEEVLKERKHEYGNLDPQELLQKLNQEGIQGAKLQHSPISTSIHLQDEDTLIQIGDNSTHIFCNGDQKIRRRLRTIIMQCLKRF is encoded by the exons ATGTTGGATTGTGGTTTAAACATGCAATCTATATTACATTTTATGCCAATGCCCTTAGTACCCAGTGctaaatttaattctttgcCATTGTGGCTTCCACGTGATAATCATCAAGACTGGCAAATAGAAGGG GAATTAAAGGAATGTTGTGGTAGAGTATTCGTTGATTCTACTCCTGAATTTTCCCCACCATTGGAAAAAATAATAGATTTCTCAGAAATTGATGCTATTTTAATATCAAATTATACTTGTATGTTGGCTCTACCTTTTATAACGGAAGACACAGGTTTTAAAGGCATAATTTATGCAACAGAACCAACATTACAAATTGGACGATTCTTCATGGAAGAATTGGTAGAATTTATTGAACAAACACCTAGAGCAACATTAGCTACACATTGGAAAGAAATGTTACATGTTTTGCCTCCCCCATTAGCTGATGCTCTTAAACCAAAATCTTGGAAACATATATATTCATTGTCAGCAGTTAATACTGCTTTATCATATATTCAAACAGTTGGATATGATCAGAAATTA GATATATATGGTGCATTAACAGTTACTCCTATCAGTTCTGGGTATTGTTTgggtagtagtaattggttgaTTTCATGTGACCATGAAAAAGTTGCATTTGTAAGTGGATCTTCAACATTGACAACTCATCCACGACCTATGGAACAAGCTACATTAAAACATGCTAATATGTTGATATTAACAGGTTTAACTCAAACCCCTACTGCTAACCCAGATACTATGCTTGGGGAACTCTGTATGACTGTTG CAATGACACTTAGATCTGGTGGATGTGTTCTAATACCATGTTATCCATCAGGTGTTGTGTATGATTTATTCGAATGTCTTAGTACTCATTTGGATAAATCAGGTTTCTCACAAGTTCCTTTGTTTTTTATATCACCAGTTGCTGAAACATCTTTAGCATACTCAAACATTTTAGCTGAATG GCTATCGACAAATAAACAGAATAAAGTTTATCTTCCTGAAGAGCCATTTCctcatgcttttcttgttaaaaATGCTAGATTAAAACATTTTACATCTACATATGCAGAAGGTTTTAGTTCTGATTACAGACAACCTTGTGTTGTGTTTTGTGGTCATCCTAGTCTTAGATTTGGTGATGCAGTTCATTTTGTTCAGTTGTGGGGTAATAATCCACAACATACCATAATTTTTACag aACCAGATTTTCCATACTTGGATGCTTTGGCACCATTCCAGCCATTAGCTATGAAAGCTGTACATTGTCCAATCGACACATCTCTAAACTTTACCCAAGCTAATAAATTAATTAGAGATTTAAAACCAGAACATTTGGTTATACCTGAATGCTATACACAACCACCAATAACTGCACCACATAGGACAGATCTTGTAATAGATCCAGTAGGA GAAAAACCTTTAATTACGTTTAAACGAGGTGAAGTTATAAAATTACCTttgaaaaggaagaaaggaCGGGTATTTATTGAACCGGAATTAGCAGGTACTATAATTCCAAATGAAATTCGACCTGGCCTAAGTCTCGCTTCTGTTACTGGTGAATTGGAAGTTAAAGATAATGTTTATACAATAAAG AGTCTTGAAGATAGACCTACGGGAAAACGTAAAGCCTCTTCTGGTTCTCCTGCACCAATCAAGGAAGAAGTTCTTAAAGAAAGGAAACATGAATATGGTAATTTGGACCCCCAGGAATTACTTCAAAAACTTAACCAGGAAGGCATTCAAGGGGCTAAGTTACAGCATAGTCCAATTTCTACAAGCATTCACTTG CAAGATGAAGATACTTTAATTCAAATAGGAGACAATTCAACACATATTTTTTGTAATGGTGACCAAAAGATTAGAAGGCGATTGAGAACTATTATAATGCAATGTCTTAAGAGATTTTAA
- the LOC143150005 gene encoding metallo-beta-lactamase domain-containing protein 1 isoform X2 — MSEIIVLFDGYSTKCTDGIMKANCSCTLIKSSKNIIVDTMTAWDRDKIIHALSRHNILPDEIDYVVCSHSHADHIGNNNLFTNAEHIIGTCVHHGDIFFEKDLKNGVKIISTPGHTSDDVTVWVETMVSGKSTHFAITGDLFEKEEDILDPSIWKDVGTVELQKTQANMRAYVITKADFIIPGHGPMFHVTNDMRKIIKDQLIVS, encoded by the exons ATGAGTGAAATTATTGTGTTATTTGATGGATATTCCACAAAATGTACAGATGGAATAATGAAAGCAAATTGCTCTTGTACATTAATAAAAtcatcgaaaaatattattgttGATACTATGACAGCTTGGGATCGAGACAAAATAATACATG CGCTTTCACGACATAATATCCTACCTGATGAAATTGATTACGTCGTTTGTAGTCATAGTCATGCAGACCATATAGGGAATAACAATCTTTTTACAAATGCTGAACATATAATTGGAACTTGTGTTCATCATGGTgatatattttttgaaaaagatttaaaaaatg gagttaaaattatatctacccCTGGCCATACATCTGATGATGTTACTGTATGGGTTGAAACTATGGTTTCTGGAAAATCTACACATTTTGCTATAACAG GAGATTTgtttgaaaaagaagaagatattTTAGATCCATCGATCTGGAAAGATGTAGGAACTGTGGAATTACAAAAGACTCAAGCGAACATGAGAGCTTATGTAATAACTAAAGCCGACTTTATAATTCCTGGACACGGACCAATGTTTCATGTTACTAATGATATGAGAAAGATTATTAAAGATCAATTAATAGTATcataa